One window from the genome of Diorhabda sublineata isolate icDioSubl1.1 chromosome 10, icDioSubl1.1, whole genome shotgun sequence encodes:
- the LOC130449967 gene encoding probable multidrug resistance-associated protein lethal(2)03659 isoform X2, protein MLISRLISYFQPGSKRNNPWEIYVNASLIILASLTQITSVHNYQMRVMRLGMKIRVAACALIYRKALILSKTALVETTIGQMVNLLSNDVGRFDFSVQHIHNLWLAPCETIIVMILLYFYVGVTGLVGCVFLLSFLPFQMYMAKLTSRYRLKTAIRTDERVRLMNEIISGIQVIKMYTWEKPFSKLVEFVRRKEIAEIKRTSMIRGILMSFNLTMSRTAVYLCILTYVLTGNSLNASYAFTVTSFYAFLRLVVTQHFPQAITQLAETLVSMSRIQKFLLYDQLENAEDNKKFNGVISTNPLSKKETRIKLKNVCAKWVKSMPDNILEGVTFEAKSNQLIAIVGPVGGGKSTLLHVILKELLITSGSIDIEGTISYASQEPWIFGSSIRQNIIFGQKYDESRYAEVLRVCSLERDLSLFPHADRTLVGERGAMLSGGQRARINLARAIYRDADIYLLDDPLSAVDARVGKELYNKCLKEHLKNKCVILITHQLQYLRNADCIYLLEDGKVKASGTYNTLKNSDSAFTKLLESSKEDEKKENPSRLSRADSVESEGEIAESEIIEQKREERASGTVSKRVYLNYFKAGGHWIKTVALFSAFVAAQALGNSADIFLTTWVNLEQWRVEKNNSIENEDKMFWDKILNEHNTIVIYSCLIIFTIILAVTRSICFFRFCLAASTGFHNLMFIKIVNSPMQFFNTNPSGRILNRFSKDIGALDETLPICLVDTVGIGLIVTGTTLTITSVNPWILIPTIVVVIIFYFIRYAFLASSRDIKRVEAVTRSPVFTHLSASLNGLTTIRAFKAEKLLTKEFDNFQDAYTSAYYMFLTANRGFGFWLDIHCVMFIALVVISILFIQNESFGGNVGLSLTQAITLSGMFQWGMRQWSELENQMTSVERVQEYGDLPTETDNHKKETPTNWPDSGKIKFEKTSLRYSPDGDFVLKNLNFEIQPGEKIGIVGRTGAGKSSLIQALFRLAYIEGNIFIDSVNTKNVELKCLRSKLSIIPQEPVLFSGTLRKNLDPFDEYEDAILWKSLEEVELKHAVDELPSGLDSKMAEGGSNFSVGQRQLVCLARAVLRNNKILVLDEATANVDPLTDSILQTTIRKKFSNCTVLTIAHRLHTIMDSDKVLVMDAGEVAEFDHPHKLLKNKGVFYTLVKQTGSSMANNLQAIAEENFYSRQEENVSSKTVVHESNK, encoded by the exons ATGCTCATCTCAAGATTAATAAGTTACTTTCAACCAGGATCGAAGCGAAATAATCCATGGGAGATATACGTCAACGCGTCTTTAATAATTTTGGCATCTCTGACTCAAATAACATCAGTCCACAATTACCAAATGCGCGTGATGCGACTTGGTATGAAAATTCGAGTGGCAGCTTGTGCGTTGATATATAGAAAAGCATTGATATTAAGCAAAACAGCATTGGTGGAAACTACTATAGGACAAATGGTTAATTTGTTATCGAACGATGTGGGAAGATTTGATTTTTCAGTACAACACATACACAACCTGTGGTTGGCACCCTGCGAAACGATTATTGTTAtgattctattatatttttacgtCGGGGTTACTGGTTTAGTTGGATGTGTTTTCCTTTTATCTTTTTTGCCATTCCAAA tgtACATGGCTAAATTAACGTCAAGATACCGATTGAAAACCGCGATACGAACAGACGAAAGAGTAAGATTGATGAATGAAATTATAAGTGGTATCCAAGTGATAAAAATGTATACTTGGGAGAAACCTTTCTCCAAACTAGTTGAATTTGTGAGGAG GAAGGAAATTGCCGAAATCAAACGTACTTCGATGATCAGAGGAATATTGATGTCATTTAATTTGACCATGAGTAGAACCGCAGTATATTTATGTATCTTAACTTACGTTCTAACAGGAAATTCGTTAAATGCATCGTACGCATTTACAGTTACTTCATTTTACGCATTTTTACGACTTGTCGTAACTCAGCATTTTCCACAGGCAATTACTCAACTTGCCGAAACATTGGTTTCTATGTCTagaattcaaaagtttttgttgtaCGATCAATTAGAAAATGCGgaggataataaaaaatttaatggcGTAATTTCAACTAACCCATTATCGAAAAAGGAAAcgagaatcaaattgaaaaatgtttgcgCCAAATGGGTGAAATCCATGCCGGATAATATATTAGAAGGCGTTACGTTCGAAGCTAAATCGAATCAACTTATAGCGATCGTGGGTCCGGTAGGTGGAGGAAAATCAACGCTTCTACATGTGATTTTAAAAGAATTGTTGATTACCTCGGGTAGCATTGATATCGAAGGTACCATTTCGTACGCATCTCAAGAACCTTGGATATTCGGCAGTAGTATCagacaaaatataatattcggtCAAAAATACGACGAATCAAGATACGCGGAGGTTTTGCGGGTATGCTCCTTAGAAAGGGATCTATCTTTGTTTCCTCACGCCGATAGAACGTTGGTTGGAGAAAGAGGTGCGATGTTGAGTGGCGGACAAAGAGCTAGAATTAATTTAGCTAGAGCCATTTATAGAGATGCGGATATTTATTTGTTGGACGATCCTCTGTCGGCGGTAGACGCTCGAGTCGGTAAAGAATTATACAATAAATGTCTTAaagaacatttgaaaaataaatgcgTCATTTTAATAACTCATCAATTGCAATATTTACGTAACGCggattgtatatatttattggAAGACGGTAAAGTTAAAGCTTCCGGTACTTATAACACTTTAAAAAATTCCGATAGCGCTTTTACGAAACTCTTGGAATCTTCGAAAGAAGATGAAAAGAAGGAGAATCCTAGTAGGTTATCGAGAGCGGATTCAGTAGAGTCCGAAGGAGAAATCGCGGAATCagaaattattgaacaaaaaagaGAAGAACGTGCTTCCGGTACGGTATCAAAACGAGTTTatctcaattatttcaaagCTGGTGGACATTGGATAAAAACCGTAGCGCTATTTTCCGCTTTCGTTGCCGCGCAAGCTCTCGGCAATTCCGCCGATATATTCCTTACGACTTG GGTAAATTTAGAACAATGGAGGGTGGAGAAAAACAATTCCATTGAAAACGAAGACAAAATGTTCTGGGATAAAATACTAAACGAACATAATACAATCGTAATTTATAGTTGTCTCATCATATTCACCATAATATTAGCGGTAACTAGGTCGATATGTTTCTTCAGATTCTGCTTGGCAGCTTCTACAGGATTTCACAATTTgatgtttattaaaattgtcaATTCCCCGATGCAATTTTTCAATACCAATCCCTCTGGAAGAATTCTTAATCGGTTTTCTAAAGATATCGGTGCGTTGGATGAAACTCTACCTATATGTTTAGTAGATACAGTGGGG attgGTTTGATTGTAACAGGGACGACTTTAACAATAACTTCTGTCAACCCGTGGATTCTTATACCGACAATTGtagttgttattattttctatttcataagATATGCGTTTTTAGCATCCAGTAGAGATATTAAACGTGTAGAAGCTGtta CTCGAAGTCCAGTTTTCACTCATTTGTCCGCTTCTCTAAATGGACTCACAACAATCCGAGCTTTCAAAGCGGAAAAATTGCTCACCAAAGAATTCGATAATTTCCAGGACGCGTATACGTCCGCTTATTACATGTTTTTAACAGCCAATAGAGGATTCGGATTTTGGTTAGACATTCATTGTGTGATGTTTATAGCACTCGTTGTTATCAGCATATTGTTTATACAAAACG AATCATTCGGTGGAAACGTCGGTTTATCCTTAACTCAAGCGATTACCCTATCCGGTATGTTCCAATGGGGTATGCGTCAATGGAGTGAATTGGAAAATCAAATGACATCAGTAGAAAGGGTTCAAGAATACGGAGATTTACCGACCGAAACAGATAATCATAAAAAAGAAACGCCGACGAATTGGCCGGATTcgggaaaaataaaattcgaaaaaacgtCATTGCGATATTCGCCGGACGGCGATTTCGTTttgaaaaatctcaattttgAAATACAACCCGGAGAAAAAATCGGCATAGTCGGTCGAACGGGAGCCGGTAAATCGTCGTTAATACAAGCGCTCTTCCGATTAGCTTACATAGAAGGAAATATCTTTATAGAttctgtaaatacaaaaaacgtCGAATTGAAATGTCTCAGATCAAAATTATCTATTATCCCCCAAGAGCCCGTATTATTTTCTGGAACTCTTAGAAAAAATCTTGATCCTTTTGATGAATACGAAGATGCC atTTTATGGAAATCTTTAGAAGAAGTCGAACTGAAACACGCGGTGGACGAATTGCCGTCCGGTTTGGATAGTAAAATGGCCGAAGGAGGTTCGAATTTCAGCGTCGGTCAACGACAATTAGTTTGTTTAGCTAGAGCagttttaagaaataataaaattctagtATTAGACGAAGCTACTGCCAACGTAGATCCATTGACTGATTCAATCCTTCAAACTActattagaaaaaagttttcaaattgtaCAGTATTAACGATAGCCCATAGATTACATACTATTATGGATTCGGATAAAGTTTTGGTTATGGATGCTGGAGAAGTGGCGGAATTTGATCATCCCCACAAACTCTTGAAAAACAAAGGAGTATTTTATACGTTGGTTAAACAGACGGGAAGTTCCATGGCGAATAATTTACAAGCTATAGCCgaagaaaacttttattctaGACAAGAAGAAAACGTTTCTTCTAAAACAGTTGTACACGaatcaaataaatga
- the LOC130449967 gene encoding probable multidrug resistance-associated protein lethal(2)03659 isoform X3, translating into MAKLTSRYRLKTAIRTDERVRLMNEIISGIQVIKMYTWEKPFSKLVEFVRRKEIAEIKRTSMIRGILMSFNLTMSRTAVYLCILTYVLTGNSLNASYAFTVTSFYAFLRLVVTQHFPQAITQLAETLVSMSRIQKFLLYDQLENAEDNKKFNGVISTNPLSKKETRIKLKNVCAKWVKSMPDNILEGVTFEAKSNQLIAIVGPVGGGKSTLLHVILKELLITSGSIDIEGTISYASQEPWIFGSSIRQNIIFGQKYDESRYAEVLRVCSLERDLSLFPHADRTLVGERGAMLSGGQRARINLARAIYRDADIYLLDDPLSAVDARVGKELYNKCLKEHLKNKCVILITHQLQYLRNADCIYLLEDGKVKASGTYNTLKNSDSAFTKLLESSKEDEKKENPSRLSRADSVESEGEIAESEIIEQKREERASGTVSKRVYLNYFKAGGHWIKTVALFSAFVAAQALGNSADIFLTTWVNLEQWRVEKNNSIENEDKMFWDKILNEHNTIVIYSCLIIFTIILAVTRSICFFRFCLAASTGFHNLMFIKIVNSPMQFFNTNPSGRILNRFSKDIGALDETLPICLVDTVGIGLIVTGTTLTITSVNPWILIPTIVVVIIFYFIRYAFLASSRDIKRVEAVTRSPVFTHLSASLNGLTTIRAFKAEKLLTKEFDNFQDAYTSAYYMFLTANRGFGFWLDIHCVMFIALVVISILFIQNESFGGNVGLSLTQAITLSGMFQWGMRQWSELENQMTSVERVQEYGDLPTETDNHKKETPTNWPDSGKIKFEKTSLRYSPDGDFVLKNLNFEIQPGEKIGIVGRTGAGKSSLIQALFRLAYIEGNIFIDSVNTKNVELKCLRSKLSIIPQEPVLFSGTLRKNLDPFDEYEDAILWKSLEEVELKHAVDELPSGLDSKMAEGGSNFSVGQRQLVCLARAVLRNNKILVLDEATANVDPLTDSILQTTIRKKFSNCTVLTIAHRLHTIMDSDKVLVMDAGEVAEFDHPHKLLKNKGVFYTLVKQTGSSMANNLQAIAEENFYSRQEENVSSKTVVHESNK; encoded by the exons ATGGCTAAATTAACGTCAAGATACCGATTGAAAACCGCGATACGAACAGACGAAAGAGTAAGATTGATGAATGAAATTATAAGTGGTATCCAAGTGATAAAAATGTATACTTGGGAGAAACCTTTCTCCAAACTAGTTGAATTTGTGAGGAG GAAGGAAATTGCCGAAATCAAACGTACTTCGATGATCAGAGGAATATTGATGTCATTTAATTTGACCATGAGTAGAACCGCAGTATATTTATGTATCTTAACTTACGTTCTAACAGGAAATTCGTTAAATGCATCGTACGCATTTACAGTTACTTCATTTTACGCATTTTTACGACTTGTCGTAACTCAGCATTTTCCACAGGCAATTACTCAACTTGCCGAAACATTGGTTTCTATGTCTagaattcaaaagtttttgttgtaCGATCAATTAGAAAATGCGgaggataataaaaaatttaatggcGTAATTTCAACTAACCCATTATCGAAAAAGGAAAcgagaatcaaattgaaaaatgtttgcgCCAAATGGGTGAAATCCATGCCGGATAATATATTAGAAGGCGTTACGTTCGAAGCTAAATCGAATCAACTTATAGCGATCGTGGGTCCGGTAGGTGGAGGAAAATCAACGCTTCTACATGTGATTTTAAAAGAATTGTTGATTACCTCGGGTAGCATTGATATCGAAGGTACCATTTCGTACGCATCTCAAGAACCTTGGATATTCGGCAGTAGTATCagacaaaatataatattcggtCAAAAATACGACGAATCAAGATACGCGGAGGTTTTGCGGGTATGCTCCTTAGAAAGGGATCTATCTTTGTTTCCTCACGCCGATAGAACGTTGGTTGGAGAAAGAGGTGCGATGTTGAGTGGCGGACAAAGAGCTAGAATTAATTTAGCTAGAGCCATTTATAGAGATGCGGATATTTATTTGTTGGACGATCCTCTGTCGGCGGTAGACGCTCGAGTCGGTAAAGAATTATACAATAAATGTCTTAaagaacatttgaaaaataaatgcgTCATTTTAATAACTCATCAATTGCAATATTTACGTAACGCggattgtatatatttattggAAGACGGTAAAGTTAAAGCTTCCGGTACTTATAACACTTTAAAAAATTCCGATAGCGCTTTTACGAAACTCTTGGAATCTTCGAAAGAAGATGAAAAGAAGGAGAATCCTAGTAGGTTATCGAGAGCGGATTCAGTAGAGTCCGAAGGAGAAATCGCGGAATCagaaattattgaacaaaaaagaGAAGAACGTGCTTCCGGTACGGTATCAAAACGAGTTTatctcaattatttcaaagCTGGTGGACATTGGATAAAAACCGTAGCGCTATTTTCCGCTTTCGTTGCCGCGCAAGCTCTCGGCAATTCCGCCGATATATTCCTTACGACTTG GGTAAATTTAGAACAATGGAGGGTGGAGAAAAACAATTCCATTGAAAACGAAGACAAAATGTTCTGGGATAAAATACTAAACGAACATAATACAATCGTAATTTATAGTTGTCTCATCATATTCACCATAATATTAGCGGTAACTAGGTCGATATGTTTCTTCAGATTCTGCTTGGCAGCTTCTACAGGATTTCACAATTTgatgtttattaaaattgtcaATTCCCCGATGCAATTTTTCAATACCAATCCCTCTGGAAGAATTCTTAATCGGTTTTCTAAAGATATCGGTGCGTTGGATGAAACTCTACCTATATGTTTAGTAGATACAGTGGGG attgGTTTGATTGTAACAGGGACGACTTTAACAATAACTTCTGTCAACCCGTGGATTCTTATACCGACAATTGtagttgttattattttctatttcataagATATGCGTTTTTAGCATCCAGTAGAGATATTAAACGTGTAGAAGCTGtta CTCGAAGTCCAGTTTTCACTCATTTGTCCGCTTCTCTAAATGGACTCACAACAATCCGAGCTTTCAAAGCGGAAAAATTGCTCACCAAAGAATTCGATAATTTCCAGGACGCGTATACGTCCGCTTATTACATGTTTTTAACAGCCAATAGAGGATTCGGATTTTGGTTAGACATTCATTGTGTGATGTTTATAGCACTCGTTGTTATCAGCATATTGTTTATACAAAACG AATCATTCGGTGGAAACGTCGGTTTATCCTTAACTCAAGCGATTACCCTATCCGGTATGTTCCAATGGGGTATGCGTCAATGGAGTGAATTGGAAAATCAAATGACATCAGTAGAAAGGGTTCAAGAATACGGAGATTTACCGACCGAAACAGATAATCATAAAAAAGAAACGCCGACGAATTGGCCGGATTcgggaaaaataaaattcgaaaaaacgtCATTGCGATATTCGCCGGACGGCGATTTCGTTttgaaaaatctcaattttgAAATACAACCCGGAGAAAAAATCGGCATAGTCGGTCGAACGGGAGCCGGTAAATCGTCGTTAATACAAGCGCTCTTCCGATTAGCTTACATAGAAGGAAATATCTTTATAGAttctgtaaatacaaaaaacgtCGAATTGAAATGTCTCAGATCAAAATTATCTATTATCCCCCAAGAGCCCGTATTATTTTCTGGAACTCTTAGAAAAAATCTTGATCCTTTTGATGAATACGAAGATGCC atTTTATGGAAATCTTTAGAAGAAGTCGAACTGAAACACGCGGTGGACGAATTGCCGTCCGGTTTGGATAGTAAAATGGCCGAAGGAGGTTCGAATTTCAGCGTCGGTCAACGACAATTAGTTTGTTTAGCTAGAGCagttttaagaaataataaaattctagtATTAGACGAAGCTACTGCCAACGTAGATCCATTGACTGATTCAATCCTTCAAACTActattagaaaaaagttttcaaattgtaCAGTATTAACGATAGCCCATAGATTACATACTATTATGGATTCGGATAAAGTTTTGGTTATGGATGCTGGAGAAGTGGCGGAATTTGATCATCCCCACAAACTCTTGAAAAACAAAGGAGTATTTTATACGTTGGTTAAACAGACGGGAAGTTCCATGGCGAATAATTTACAAGCTATAGCCgaagaaaacttttattctaGACAAGAAGAAAACGTTTCTTCTAAAACAGTTGTACACGaatcaaataaatga
- the LOC130449967 gene encoding probable multidrug resistance-associated protein lethal(2)03659 isoform X1, producing the protein MEELKLNQKQKKPHPLKRVNLFSRLFFCWFPGFLSKGFRRDLDENDMYLTGNSQKSDFLGERLNAAWKKELLKDKPSLVWAMFSVFKLELLYFGFLNAFTDFIRIGQPMLISRLISYFQPGSKRNNPWEIYVNASLIILASLTQITSVHNYQMRVMRLGMKIRVAACALIYRKALILSKTALVETTIGQMVNLLSNDVGRFDFSVQHIHNLWLAPCETIIVMILLYFYVGVTGLVGCVFLLSFLPFQMYMAKLTSRYRLKTAIRTDERVRLMNEIISGIQVIKMYTWEKPFSKLVEFVRRKEIAEIKRTSMIRGILMSFNLTMSRTAVYLCILTYVLTGNSLNASYAFTVTSFYAFLRLVVTQHFPQAITQLAETLVSMSRIQKFLLYDQLENAEDNKKFNGVISTNPLSKKETRIKLKNVCAKWVKSMPDNILEGVTFEAKSNQLIAIVGPVGGGKSTLLHVILKELLITSGSIDIEGTISYASQEPWIFGSSIRQNIIFGQKYDESRYAEVLRVCSLERDLSLFPHADRTLVGERGAMLSGGQRARINLARAIYRDADIYLLDDPLSAVDARVGKELYNKCLKEHLKNKCVILITHQLQYLRNADCIYLLEDGKVKASGTYNTLKNSDSAFTKLLESSKEDEKKENPSRLSRADSVESEGEIAESEIIEQKREERASGTVSKRVYLNYFKAGGHWIKTVALFSAFVAAQALGNSADIFLTTWVNLEQWRVEKNNSIENEDKMFWDKILNEHNTIVIYSCLIIFTIILAVTRSICFFRFCLAASTGFHNLMFIKIVNSPMQFFNTNPSGRILNRFSKDIGALDETLPICLVDTVGIGLIVTGTTLTITSVNPWILIPTIVVVIIFYFIRYAFLASSRDIKRVEAVTRSPVFTHLSASLNGLTTIRAFKAEKLLTKEFDNFQDAYTSAYYMFLTANRGFGFWLDIHCVMFIALVVISILFIQNESFGGNVGLSLTQAITLSGMFQWGMRQWSELENQMTSVERVQEYGDLPTETDNHKKETPTNWPDSGKIKFEKTSLRYSPDGDFVLKNLNFEIQPGEKIGIVGRTGAGKSSLIQALFRLAYIEGNIFIDSVNTKNVELKCLRSKLSIIPQEPVLFSGTLRKNLDPFDEYEDAILWKSLEEVELKHAVDELPSGLDSKMAEGGSNFSVGQRQLVCLARAVLRNNKILVLDEATANVDPLTDSILQTTIRKKFSNCTVLTIAHRLHTIMDSDKVLVMDAGEVAEFDHPHKLLKNKGVFYTLVKQTGSSMANNLQAIAEENFYSRQEENVSSKTVVHESNK; encoded by the exons atggAAGAActtaaattgaatcaaaaacagaaaaaacctcATCCTTTGAAAAGGGTGAATTTGTTTTCAAGGTTGTTTTTCTG ttggtTTCCTGGATTTCTATCGAAAGGATTTAGAAGAGATCTTGACGAAAATGATATGTATTTAACTGGAAATTCCCAAAAATCCGATTTTTTGGGCGAACGTCTTAACGCTGCGTGGAAAAAGGAATTATTAAAAGACAAACCATCTTTAGTATGGGCTATGTTCAGTGTCTTTAAGCTAGAACtattatattttggatttcTCAACGCTTTTACGGATTTTATCAG aataggTCAACCAATGCTCATCTCAAGATTAATAAGTTACTTTCAACCAGGATCGAAGCGAAATAATCCATGGGAGATATACGTCAACGCGTCTTTAATAATTTTGGCATCTCTGACTCAAATAACATCAGTCCACAATTACCAAATGCGCGTGATGCGACTTGGTATGAAAATTCGAGTGGCAGCTTGTGCGTTGATATATAGAAAAGCATTGATATTAAGCAAAACAGCATTGGTGGAAACTACTATAGGACAAATGGTTAATTTGTTATCGAACGATGTGGGAAGATTTGATTTTTCAGTACAACACATACACAACCTGTGGTTGGCACCCTGCGAAACGATTATTGTTAtgattctattatatttttacgtCGGGGTTACTGGTTTAGTTGGATGTGTTTTCCTTTTATCTTTTTTGCCATTCCAAA tgtACATGGCTAAATTAACGTCAAGATACCGATTGAAAACCGCGATACGAACAGACGAAAGAGTAAGATTGATGAATGAAATTATAAGTGGTATCCAAGTGATAAAAATGTATACTTGGGAGAAACCTTTCTCCAAACTAGTTGAATTTGTGAGGAG GAAGGAAATTGCCGAAATCAAACGTACTTCGATGATCAGAGGAATATTGATGTCATTTAATTTGACCATGAGTAGAACCGCAGTATATTTATGTATCTTAACTTACGTTCTAACAGGAAATTCGTTAAATGCATCGTACGCATTTACAGTTACTTCATTTTACGCATTTTTACGACTTGTCGTAACTCAGCATTTTCCACAGGCAATTACTCAACTTGCCGAAACATTGGTTTCTATGTCTagaattcaaaagtttttgttgtaCGATCAATTAGAAAATGCGgaggataataaaaaatttaatggcGTAATTTCAACTAACCCATTATCGAAAAAGGAAAcgagaatcaaattgaaaaatgtttgcgCCAAATGGGTGAAATCCATGCCGGATAATATATTAGAAGGCGTTACGTTCGAAGCTAAATCGAATCAACTTATAGCGATCGTGGGTCCGGTAGGTGGAGGAAAATCAACGCTTCTACATGTGATTTTAAAAGAATTGTTGATTACCTCGGGTAGCATTGATATCGAAGGTACCATTTCGTACGCATCTCAAGAACCTTGGATATTCGGCAGTAGTATCagacaaaatataatattcggtCAAAAATACGACGAATCAAGATACGCGGAGGTTTTGCGGGTATGCTCCTTAGAAAGGGATCTATCTTTGTTTCCTCACGCCGATAGAACGTTGGTTGGAGAAAGAGGTGCGATGTTGAGTGGCGGACAAAGAGCTAGAATTAATTTAGCTAGAGCCATTTATAGAGATGCGGATATTTATTTGTTGGACGATCCTCTGTCGGCGGTAGACGCTCGAGTCGGTAAAGAATTATACAATAAATGTCTTAaagaacatttgaaaaataaatgcgTCATTTTAATAACTCATCAATTGCAATATTTACGTAACGCggattgtatatatttattggAAGACGGTAAAGTTAAAGCTTCCGGTACTTATAACACTTTAAAAAATTCCGATAGCGCTTTTACGAAACTCTTGGAATCTTCGAAAGAAGATGAAAAGAAGGAGAATCCTAGTAGGTTATCGAGAGCGGATTCAGTAGAGTCCGAAGGAGAAATCGCGGAATCagaaattattgaacaaaaaagaGAAGAACGTGCTTCCGGTACGGTATCAAAACGAGTTTatctcaattatttcaaagCTGGTGGACATTGGATAAAAACCGTAGCGCTATTTTCCGCTTTCGTTGCCGCGCAAGCTCTCGGCAATTCCGCCGATATATTCCTTACGACTTG GGTAAATTTAGAACAATGGAGGGTGGAGAAAAACAATTCCATTGAAAACGAAGACAAAATGTTCTGGGATAAAATACTAAACGAACATAATACAATCGTAATTTATAGTTGTCTCATCATATTCACCATAATATTAGCGGTAACTAGGTCGATATGTTTCTTCAGATTCTGCTTGGCAGCTTCTACAGGATTTCACAATTTgatgtttattaaaattgtcaATTCCCCGATGCAATTTTTCAATACCAATCCCTCTGGAAGAATTCTTAATCGGTTTTCTAAAGATATCGGTGCGTTGGATGAAACTCTACCTATATGTTTAGTAGATACAGTGGGG attgGTTTGATTGTAACAGGGACGACTTTAACAATAACTTCTGTCAACCCGTGGATTCTTATACCGACAATTGtagttgttattattttctatttcataagATATGCGTTTTTAGCATCCAGTAGAGATATTAAACGTGTAGAAGCTGtta CTCGAAGTCCAGTTTTCACTCATTTGTCCGCTTCTCTAAATGGACTCACAACAATCCGAGCTTTCAAAGCGGAAAAATTGCTCACCAAAGAATTCGATAATTTCCAGGACGCGTATACGTCCGCTTATTACATGTTTTTAACAGCCAATAGAGGATTCGGATTTTGGTTAGACATTCATTGTGTGATGTTTATAGCACTCGTTGTTATCAGCATATTGTTTATACAAAACG AATCATTCGGTGGAAACGTCGGTTTATCCTTAACTCAAGCGATTACCCTATCCGGTATGTTCCAATGGGGTATGCGTCAATGGAGTGAATTGGAAAATCAAATGACATCAGTAGAAAGGGTTCAAGAATACGGAGATTTACCGACCGAAACAGATAATCATAAAAAAGAAACGCCGACGAATTGGCCGGATTcgggaaaaataaaattcgaaaaaacgtCATTGCGATATTCGCCGGACGGCGATTTCGTTttgaaaaatctcaattttgAAATACAACCCGGAGAAAAAATCGGCATAGTCGGTCGAACGGGAGCCGGTAAATCGTCGTTAATACAAGCGCTCTTCCGATTAGCTTACATAGAAGGAAATATCTTTATAGAttctgtaaatacaaaaaacgtCGAATTGAAATGTCTCAGATCAAAATTATCTATTATCCCCCAAGAGCCCGTATTATTTTCTGGAACTCTTAGAAAAAATCTTGATCCTTTTGATGAATACGAAGATGCC atTTTATGGAAATCTTTAGAAGAAGTCGAACTGAAACACGCGGTGGACGAATTGCCGTCCGGTTTGGATAGTAAAATGGCCGAAGGAGGTTCGAATTTCAGCGTCGGTCAACGACAATTAGTTTGTTTAGCTAGAGCagttttaagaaataataaaattctagtATTAGACGAAGCTACTGCCAACGTAGATCCATTGACTGATTCAATCCTTCAAACTActattagaaaaaagttttcaaattgtaCAGTATTAACGATAGCCCATAGATTACATACTATTATGGATTCGGATAAAGTTTTGGTTATGGATGCTGGAGAAGTGGCGGAATTTGATCATCCCCACAAACTCTTGAAAAACAAAGGAGTATTTTATACGTTGGTTAAACAGACGGGAAGTTCCATGGCGAATAATTTACAAGCTATAGCCgaagaaaacttttattctaGACAAGAAGAAAACGTTTCTTCTAAAACAGTTGTACACGaatcaaataaatga